A window from Thermincola ferriacetica encodes these proteins:
- the rpsO gene encoding 30S ribosomal protein S15: MALLSEQKKEIINKYKLHEADTGSPEVQIAILTERINYLTEHLQQHKKDHHSRRGLLKMVGQRRALLNYLKKKDFDRYRNIIEKLGLRR, encoded by the coding sequence ATGGCGCTGTTATCGGAGCAGAAAAAGGAGATTATTAATAAGTACAAGCTGCATGAGGCTGATACGGGTTCTCCGGAAGTGCAGATTGCCATCCTTACCGAAAGGATTAATTATCTCACTGAACACCTGCAGCAACATAAAAAGGACCACCATTCCAGGAGAGGCTTACTGAAAATGGTTGGTCAAAGGAGAGCTTTGTTGAATTACTTAAAGAAAAAAGATTTTGACCGGTACCGTAACATAATCGAGAAACTTGGTTTAAGACGGTAA
- a CDS encoding bifunctional riboflavin kinase/FAD synthetase — MEVYYDIRDVKNYPNPVVALGNFDGVHLGHRELVRRTRKMADEISGTPVVFTFDPHPLKVLLPDSYPPLLLPKEEKIRMMAELGIAVMVIAGFSGRMANLEPADFMKKILVEGVGAKGIIVGYNFSFGKGGKGTPELLREYAPEGNYRVDVVPPVTVDGVEVSSTLIRQLLLRGEVTEARKYLGYFPYVRGKVVYGVQLGRKIGFPTANLDLNHEILVPAKGVYAVRVSGLGEKHCGVANIGNKPTLKKENPVNLEVHIFDFDGNLYGHEIKVEFVARLRAEKSFRDLEELTRQICIDAGLARRILNHVPENK, encoded by the coding sequence ATGGAAGTATATTACGACATAAGAGACGTGAAAAATTATCCCAATCCGGTGGTGGCGCTTGGTAATTTTGACGGTGTCCACCTGGGACACCGGGAGTTGGTCAGAAGAACGAGAAAGATGGCTGACGAAATTTCCGGAACCCCAGTTGTATTTACTTTTGATCCCCACCCTCTAAAGGTTTTGCTACCTGATAGTTATCCACCTTTGTTATTACCGAAGGAAGAAAAAATAAGAATGATGGCTGAATTGGGGATTGCCGTGATGGTCATAGCCGGTTTTTCCGGGCGGATGGCTAATCTGGAACCTGCTGACTTTATGAAAAAAATATTGGTCGAAGGTGTAGGAGCGAAAGGAATTATTGTAGGATATAATTTTTCTTTTGGTAAAGGCGGTAAAGGGACACCGGAACTTTTAAGAGAGTATGCTCCGGAAGGAAATTACAGAGTTGATGTGGTTCCGCCGGTAACTGTGGACGGCGTTGAAGTGAGCAGTACTTTGATTAGGCAGTTGCTGCTTCGCGGCGAGGTTACTGAAGCCAGAAAATATTTGGGTTATTTTCCCTATGTGAGGGGTAAAGTCGTTTATGGGGTACAACTGGGACGGAAAATAGGTTTTCCGACAGCCAACCTTGATCTGAACCATGAAATCCTGGTTCCGGCCAAAGGAGTATATGCTGTCCGGGTTTCCGGTCTTGGGGAGAAGCATTGCGGTGTTGCCAATATCGGCAATAAACCAACGTTGAAAAAGGAAAATCCCGTAAATTTAGAGGTACACATATTTGATTTCGATGGCAATCTTTACGGCCACGAGATTAAAGTGGAGTTTGTTGCGCGCCTGCGTGCCGAAAAGTCTTTTCGGGACTTAGAGGAACTGACCCGGCAGATTTGTATTGATGCTGGTCTGGCAAGGAGAATCCTTAATCACGTTCCTGAGAATAAATGA
- the truB gene encoding tRNA pseudouridine(55) synthase TruB, protein MDGIINVLKPPGMTSHDVVSFLRKTFQTRKVGHTGTLDPGVPGVLAVCIGKATRVAEFLTEGTKSYRGIIKFGITTTTQDGFGEITEVKDASYLKQSDIADCFKKFIGVIEQVPPMVSAVKIGGRKLYELARQGKEIVRPPRTVVIHSLIIKRFANLGSAHPEVMFDVTCSKGTYVRTLCHDIGQALGCGAYMSYLIRTSSGPFKLMDAYTLEEIDELARKQEVLKALQPIDSALIGFPVILVRESAVKAVINGNKIYPSGLVTEPGEIAQGCLVRLQDKNGSLLAVAEAKVEKLGDRKRRVFQPIKVFG, encoded by the coding sequence GTGGACGGTATTATTAACGTTTTGAAACCCCCAGGGATGACCTCCCATGATGTGGTATCTTTTTTGCGGAAAACTTTCCAGACACGCAAAGTAGGACATACCGGGACTCTAGACCCCGGTGTTCCCGGGGTTTTAGCTGTATGTATCGGCAAAGCCACCAGGGTAGCCGAATTTCTTACGGAAGGAACCAAAAGCTACCGCGGGATTATAAAATTTGGGATAACGACAACTACCCAGGACGGTTTTGGCGAGATTACTGAGGTAAAGGATGCTTCTTACCTGAAACAAAGTGATATAGCCGATTGTTTTAAAAAGTTTATTGGTGTTATTGAGCAGGTTCCGCCCATGGTATCGGCGGTAAAAATCGGTGGCAGGAAACTGTACGAATTGGCCCGGCAGGGGAAAGAAATAGTTCGTCCGCCGCGGACAGTAGTTATTCACTCTCTGATTATTAAAAGGTTTGCGAATTTAGGTAGCGCCCATCCGGAAGTAATGTTTGACGTTACCTGTTCCAAAGGGACTTATGTAAGGACTCTATGCCATGATATCGGACAGGCTCTTGGCTGCGGAGCATATATGAGCTACCTGATTCGCACATCTTCCGGCCCCTTTAAGTTAATGGATGCGTACACCCTGGAAGAAATTGATGAACTTGCCCGGAAACAAGAGGTCCTTAAAGCCTTGCAGCCTATAGACAGTGCTTTGATAGGCTTTCCGGTGATTCTGGTGCGTGAGAGCGCTGTAAAAGCAGTTATTAACGGGAATAAAATTTATCCCTCAGGACTTGTGACCGAACCGGGTGAAATCGCGCAGGGCTGTTTGGTCAGGTTGCAGGACAAAAATGGGAGTTTACTGGCAGTAGCAGAAGCAAAGGTTGAAAAATTGGGAGACAGGAAAAGAAGGGTTTTTCAGCCGATTAAGGTTTTTGGTTAG
- a CDS encoding DHH family phosphoesterase, which translates to MMNNNLDQVAEAIRKAKHIIVCGHAMPDGDSIGSTLAMGLFLKSMDKKVTMLTPDPIPQIYGFLPLVQEIKPPEEFPDDADTAVILDCTDLNRVGAYLADRLKKVPVLINIDHHISNQVYGTYNYIDATAAATGEQVYRLINVFDKPVNQDLATCLYVALVMDTGSFRYENTTDKTHMICAELLKTGINAAYINTCLFENKDVTGLLLLGRALSRLKVSDCGRVAWISIPLQLAQELGAKDEHAEGIVNYPRQVRGTVVGLLFREIAPNRVKVGFRSKETVDVNKLAAFFGGGGHPKAAGCQIEMPLQEAEEKVLAAVLAHIGNSHC; encoded by the coding sequence ATGATGAACAATAACCTGGATCAAGTGGCGGAGGCCATACGGAAGGCTAAACATATAATTGTTTGCGGCCATGCTATGCCTGATGGGGATAGTATAGGGTCTACCTTGGCTATGGGATTGTTTCTGAAGTCTATGGACAAAAAAGTCACTATGTTGACCCCTGATCCTATACCCCAAATATATGGATTTCTTCCGCTGGTCCAGGAAATCAAACCTCCAGAAGAATTTCCTGATGACGCAGATACTGCGGTGATTCTCGATTGCACTGACTTAAACAGGGTAGGGGCATATTTGGCCGACCGTTTGAAAAAAGTGCCGGTGTTAATAAACATTGACCATCATATCAGTAATCAGGTTTATGGTACTTATAACTATATTGATGCGACGGCAGCGGCTACCGGAGAACAGGTTTACCGGTTAATTAACGTTTTCGATAAACCTGTAAACCAGGACTTGGCCACCTGCCTTTACGTAGCTTTGGTCATGGACACAGGTTCGTTCAGATATGAAAATACAACCGACAAAACACACATGATATGTGCTGAGCTGCTCAAAACAGGCATTAATGCAGCTTATATCAATACATGCCTGTTTGAAAACAAGGATGTGACAGGGTTACTCCTTTTGGGCAGGGCCTTATCAAGGCTAAAGGTTTCAGACTGCGGAAGGGTAGCCTGGATATCCATTCCTCTTCAACTGGCCCAGGAATTGGGCGCCAAAGATGAGCATGCAGAGGGTATCGTAAATTACCCCAGACAGGTTAGGGGAACAGTAGTTGGGTTGTTATTCAGGGAGATTGCTCCGAACAGGGTGAAAGTCGGATTCCGGTCGAAAGAAACAGTCGATGTCAACAAACTTGCTGCCTTCTTTGGCGGCGGAGGACATCCGAAGGCAGCCGGCTGCCAGATAGAAATGCCGCTCCAGGAAGCCGAAGAAAAAGTTCTTGCGGCAGTTCTTGCTCACATTGGAAATAGTCATTGTTGA
- the rbfA gene encoding 30S ribosome-binding factor RbfA — translation MSGHRASRVAEAIKKEVTQMLGGEIKDPRIGFVTVTGVEVCPDLRHARIYISVYGSDEEKAQTLQALNKAKGFVRSELGKRIRLRYTPEVEFRFDESIERGARIMELLNRVQKDGGNDEQ, via the coding sequence ATGTCAGGCCATCGGGCTTCCAGAGTAGCAGAAGCGATTAAAAAGGAAGTTACCCAAATGCTGGGCGGCGAAATAAAAGACCCCAGAATAGGTTTTGTCACCGTAACGGGTGTAGAAGTGTGTCCGGATTTGCGGCATGCGCGCATCTATATCAGTGTGTACGGTAGTGATGAAGAGAAGGCACAGACTTTGCAGGCATTAAATAAAGCCAAGGGTTTTGTCCGGTCCGAATTGGGGAAGCGGATCAGATTAAGATACACTCCGGAAGTAGAATTCCGGTTTGATGAATCGATTGAACGCGGAGCAAGGATTATGGAGCTTCTAAATCGGGTTCAGAAGGATGGAGGCAATGATGAACAATAA